A portion of the Deltaproteobacteria bacterium CG11_big_fil_rev_8_21_14_0_20_49_13 genome contains these proteins:
- a CDS encoding nucleotidyltransferase, producing the protein MTLRKIKTILTAQKLILAKKFNVKEIALFGSYVRGENKSNSDIDILVEFFQPIGLFAFMDCEEYLEKILGIKVDLVSKKALKPQIGKQVLKEMIPV; encoded by the coding sequence ATGACGTTAAGAAAAATAAAAACGATACTTACGGCTCAGAAACTAATTCTGGCTAAGAAATTCAATGTCAAAGAAATTGCTCTTTTCGGTTCGTATGTCAGAGGAGAGAATAAGAGTAACAGCGATATAGATATCTTAGTTGAATTTTTCCAACCAATCGGTCTGTTTGCTTTCATGGATTGCGAAGAATATCTCGAAAAAATACTCGGCATAAAAGTAGATCTTGTATCGAAAAAAGCATTGAAACCCCAAATAGGCAAACAAGTTCTTAAGGAAATGATACCGGTATGA